CGTTTTGTGCCCTGGCCTCACGCCTGATTTAATCAAACGTTGGTAACTCACAGATTCGAGCAAACATTTGACAGGTGCTGATGAATCGCACTTGATGTTaaattttgtgtatgtatgttacGGTTCAAAACTCACTCCCTCGTCTTGCTGACTCTGACATTCCCACTCTTGGACACACTTGCTCTTttccttattctctctctctctctctctctctctctctgcagttttCAGGAGCCTCTTCCggaggaggatgaggacgagGTCGAGCAGGAGCCGAACTTCCCCATGATGGTGCCAATGGCCGACATGCTGAACCACGTGTCCAATCACTGCGTCCATCTGGAGTTCACGCCTGTGAGAGACACGCCCACATTGTCAGCACTTTCATACCCCCCCACCATCTTGATGACATCAGCACTCACCCCTCAATatcagctgtgattggtggttTCAGTAATGAACACGGGGGAGTAAATGGAATAAGATAAAGGACCAAGGCAATATTctgtgcttaaaaaaataatgtaacataTATATTACATGGCCAGTTCTAATGAACAGCTAAAAATGTGTCAGTAAAACCTTCATCagggagtgaaagagtgaaGTTTTACAGCTGCATCTTTGCCAAATAAAAGCTCTGATGCAAAAACAGATGCAAACCTGCACTACAATACATTGACTTCTCGGCATCATGCATTGGAATAAAACATgttgaaattatttaatgatgTCATGGAAAGCATCATGCAATATTGTCCGGTAgaccttctcctccctctcgaTCTGTCAGACGTTTCTGTTTAATTAAGTAAAAACAATCACAAAACTCCCTGATGTTTGAAGAAGCCCATTTTCTCAGCCAGTAGGCTTGGTTTTGACTCGCCTCAGGTGGGGATTTATAATTCGGGGGGGGGAAAAACTCCAGCAAGGGTTGTGAATAGCGGTTACCATGGTAACCTGGTATGACAGACGTGTCTTCCTGTCTCCATCCCCCAGGACCTTTTGAAGATGGTGTCGGTGCGACGCATAGCGATGGGGGAGGAGGTCTTCAACACGTACGGAGAGATGGCCAACTGGCAGCTGCTGCACATGTACGGCTTCGCCGAGCCGTATCCCGGCAACAGCAACGACACCGCGGACATACCAATGTCCAACGTCTACAAAGCGGCCGTCCAAGGTGAAGGGGCTTGGGGAGTTTAGCGGGGTGATGTCAGGACACCACAGTGTGAATCGggcacattattattttgtgtaaacaccacataatttcaaatatatatatatatattttttgttgtttacatACTTGAGTTTGAAGGTAAACCAGTCTAGACACACGAGACTGGTATGCAgtctgcaaacaaaaaaaaaaactctcgcCCTTGTGACACAGGCTGATAAAATGGCTTGTCCCTGTTGTCCCGGTGCAGCCACACAGAGCAGGGATGACCAGCGCCTCCTGGTGGACAAGTGGAGTATGCTGTGCGATATGGAGATGGTCGGGGAGAAGGGCGTGTTCATCTTCGGCCAATCAGGGGTGCTGACGGTCACGGAGCTCTACAACACGCTCAAGGTGCGAACGACTTATAAAATTTCCATTCATGCGTCATAAATGCTAGAGCACTTTTTCCCTGTTTGAAAGTCACTACAGGGATGTGTGCTCCTGTTTTAATGTTGCTGCTGGGTCCGCCACTCAGCTCTAGTGTGCAGTCTTGGAGGGCCGCTGTATCTGCTGGCTTTGGCACTTAAGcgatttaagtcactgattggctagaaTCTGCCCACTTGCTTCCAAAGCCTAAAATTGGCCACCGattgaaaccacaaaaaccagcCAGATGGCGCAGCGTGAGGCTAACACAATACGATACACGCCTGGTCCCGATCACGGCTGGTGTGGGTGCTCATCACGGCTGGTACAGAAAACATATGGTGCTGAACACACCTGGTGCTGAACACACTGGGTGCTGAATATGCCTGTTGCTGGACACACTGGGTGCTAAACATGCTTGGTGCTGAACACGCCCGTTTGCTCCCTCCAGATCCTCAGCATGCCGTCGGAGGAGTTCGAGGAGTGGAAGGAGAACGAGGgctgggaggaggtggaggaggaagaggacgacgAAGAGGACAAGATGATGCGGGCCCTCTCCTTCGAGGCGATGCCCCAgctcgccccctgctggaggcgGCTGGTACACGCCTCCGCCCGCTTCACCCTCGACTCGTACCGCGGGGACCTCCGGGCTGAcaaggagctgctggaggaccGGGTGGCCTACGCCCGGCTGAGCAGCAGGGAGCGGCACGCCCTGCAGGTGCGCTACGGCCAGAAGGTGATCCTGCACAAGCTGCTGGGGCTCACTCAGCCCtgactgccccctgcaggtccgGAGGTCATCCTGCACAAACTGCTGGAGCTCACCCAGTCCtgactgccccctacaggcctGGAGCATCCGCAGTGAACTGTTAACTGAACACCCTTCAAAggcaggcttttttttcttttttcttttttttaaatcgcataATGTCTCATTTCAAACCGTATCTCTCAACGTTAAAGAACTGAACAGGTTTCAACATGAACCTTGGGATTTCAGGGTTTTTCATAATTCAAATCCCATGTACTGTCAATCCACGCtgcttttaatttctttcttttttttgctaccCCATTTCTTTCCGAAAATTGTATACCCCCACTGGGTTATAATCTCCTGTGGAAAGAATGTCTGAACTCCTGCCAGCCTTGTGAGTGCTTACCTGAAGTGAGCCTGCATATAACACTGTAccacttgtgtgtgtggtgaagcAGAACTAAACCTCACTGTCGTAGGTTAAGACCTGTAGTGCTTGTTTTGAATGTGCTCCATCACTGAAAGCatattgctttgtgttttgtacGGTATAAAACATCCATTGGGTGTATATCTGAGCAATCTCCCCCAAGGCTTTCCACCTTAATCCGTGGATTGAAAGCATTGTGTTTTAAGatcctttttttgtatttatggcAATTAGGGCAACTAGTTAAGACAGTTGGGACAGTTACTCAGcgatacacattacattacagaatttagcagacgctcttatccagaggaacttacacaacttatatATACTGAGGTTAAGTCATGCTCAAGGGGACAAAGGTGGTGTCGAatccaggaatcaaacctgtgacctttaggttacaagaccaattcCTTGCTTCAAACACGCCCCCCCTGGTTCCAAGCTCCACCTTCCTAAACCACTCGCGCTGTGGCCACTGCGATGCAGATGCCGCCATGTTGGCTCAAGTCAGGATTTTCAGTGGAGCCGTTGCTGATGAAAGTGACCTTAACTGTAAAGTGGGTGGTGTCAAGTGACTACCATTTTGTGAGTAGATCAAGTGCTGTGTGTACCTATAcaatttctattattttttaaacaataaaattcaATTGAAACATGTCCCGGCTTTTCAATGAGCTCAAAGGAGGGCCAAAACGTATCGCACACCACAACAATCAAAGTAGCAACCAAAAGAGATGCAGTTCAAGACTTTTAATGCGTTAACTACagaatgcatacatacaggAAGTAAGTGGCAGGAACTAAAGGCAAAACTAAAGTACTACAAAATACAACACGTGGAccaatacatttacaaaacattcaaaatccTTACAAAAGGGGCTGTATTGgtccatttctttttctctctttttttaagttttgcaATTTGGGGTCTTTGTACAAACTAAGATTTTAACCCATCTGAAATTTCTGTAATCCACAATTTTACAAGCATCAGGGAGAACCCGTTACCCCAAGTTTAAAAATTACACACCCCACCCTGCACTTTtgtccaccccctcccctctccccccccaaccacacaaAGCCTGGAATAAACTCTGATAAAAGAACACAGtgcactgctcccccccccacccccttacgATTCCTccccacaaattaaaaaaagcaaaccagAGCTAGGCTTTTTACCACGCCTCACAAGCCTCTGAATGCAAACTGAAACCAATCTTTCAAAGAAGGCAAAAAACGAAATCCTCTTGGGGGAGACTGAGCTGTGGGACCCACcagatggggatgggggggggggtttggggttgagggggacgggggtggcTGGCTTGCTCCCCAAAAATGGAACTCTAATCAGCAGCTGCCTTTCACTGTACAGAATTTGAGCAtttcccaccccaccccccccccacccccggtctGTGACCTCAGATTAGCATGCCGTCTCTTCTTACCATCCAGTTGTGAGACGCCCGTCTACTccctttttatttacattaaagtTCCCAAATTATATTCACAGCAtgtccttctctttttttttttaaattttttttttttttttttaattttttaaattttaatgatttttttttgttcttttttttggggtttctttcttttttttgctggccaATAAACTGAAAGCAGTCCGCCGGaggcagtcatgtgacctcgtGTGTCTTGGGCGTGTCCTGTGTCGGTTGCCGGCCGGTGCGGTCGCAGGGCGgagggcagggtgtgtgtgtgtgcgcaccgtTGGGAGTCGtcggggcagggggcaggggcaggggtttGGGCGGGGCTGTGGTGATTAGGGTGCAGCCGGATTAGCTGGCGCTGGTGCCCTCCATCACCTGCTGTGCTTGTTTCTGCCCCATACAGCACTGAGCCACCGACTGGAACAACCTGGGGCAGGAAGGGAAGAAGTGTGCAGTCAGTAAGCTTTCCCTCTTCAGTGCTACAGGCCACAAACCCTGCACAGGGCTACTGCAGCTCTGACCTGCTCATCCCCCCAGCACTACAGGCCATAAACCTGCACAGAGCTACTGCAGCTCTGACCTGCTCATCCCCCCAGCACTACAGGCCATAAACCTGCACAGGGCTACTGCAGCTCTGATGTGCTTGTCCTCACACAGCCTTACAGACCCAGTTCCCCACTGCAACACAGCCCAGACAGCACAGGCTATAAAAACAAGCTGCCAGCAGGAGAGCAtatgcgcacacgcatgcactcacactcacattacACATATACAAACTTACATACAGCACAAATTAGTAATGCCACAGACACTTTTAAATCTGATAACTTCTACAACTTGTCTCCCCCCTCTTTTCTAAGTGTTTTGAGCAACTTTAACTGCCAAATGTCTATCCAGGTAATTTCTGGTTCACTTAAAGCTTTGCTTGATTATTTGCTCCGCCTCCTTCACCCCACGCATTTCACTGAACATCCACTGCATTGGCGTTGGCGCccgattatgacatcacaattcaCTTTGCAGCATAAAAAGGTCAGAAGGGTTTTCAGtgcttgtgacctcacacagacagactgagctGCAATATGCACCAGTCACATGTGCTTATTACCACTCTCACCCAGACTGCTGGTGATACACACTcataaaaaaggggggggggggggtatgactGTTACCCTGCCCAACACAATAAAAGCGAAGCGGAGTTTGATaaagcgcggggggggggggcattactTCTCTATCTCCGGTGCGCAGTGCACAAAGTCGTGGTTCCAGAACTTGAAGGCGGGGTTCTTGATGAGCTCGATGAAGGTGATGAGGAGACCCCAGGGGTGTGGCCTGTTCACGATCAGCCTCTCCAGCAGCACCCTGTGGCAGAAACGAGCCAATCGAGTCACTCGAGCGTTTAAGCCACCCATGTTACAGAGTTGCTCAAGCGCTTCACCACGAATGTTACAAACAAATCGAGTCACTTGAGCGTTGAGCCCACCAAAGGCTACTAGTTCTGTCTTCGGTTTAATGGAGGCTGTTACATGAATTACTACAGTCTAGTACTTCTGTCCACCAGAAAAAACAAGGTACCCCAGGCCTGGCCAgcagaggatgggctccccctctgtaGGTGGGTTCCTCCCGAGATTTCTCTCCATTAGcaagtgtttatttattcatttaaacgTCAGTTGCTTGCTCTTTGGGGATTCGGGCCAGATACTTCTCAAATTATCCTTTTGGTTTCCTCTGAAAAATGTCTGTCTCGCAGTATAAAGTGTTACACAGACAAAACCGAATCGAGTCGCTCACCGAGTGATCTGCTCTTGAATGGCTTCTGTATTGGCTTCGGCAAACAGGTAAAGCATAGTGCAGCTGAAGTAGTGGGTGTGGCTGTTTGGATACCGCAGCTGATTGGCTATCGCATTAAGGAACAGGTACCGccctgaaaacagaaacagcccAAAGTAAGACACAGGGAAACAGAACAGGACATTCACTGCTATAGTTCCACAGGCTCTGCAATCCCCACAACACAAGGACACCTGCACATAAATACAGCTACAGTGCACAGGCACTTTTATACTGCACAATGCCCTTACGAGACAGGCATACTGTGCACACCAAACAAACCCCacacatttcatattaaaacacacacacgtatcattcacatcacacacacagtctatatTATTCACATAAACCATATTCACAATGAGATGTGTGGCTGggacaggtgtaggtgtgtagcTGGGACAGGTGTAGGCGGGTAGGAGAGGTGTAGGTGTGTAGCTGGGACAGGTGTAGGCGGGTAGaacaggtgtaggtgtgtagcTGGGACAGGTGTAGGCGGGTAGGAGAGGTGTAGGTGTGAGTAGCTGGGACAGGTGTAGGCGGGTAGGACAGGTGTAGGCGGGTAGGACAGGTGTAGGTGTAGGGACAGGTGTAGGCAGGTAGGACAGGTGTAGGTGTAGGGACAGGTGTCGCTGTAGGTACACGCGCGCAGCTCACCCTCTGTGTCCAGGTCCACGGCCAGGTTCTGGAAGATGTCCATGTGGGCCGAGTGGGTGATGGTGCTCA
This region of Anguilla anguilla isolate fAngAng1 chromosome 5, fAngAng1.pri, whole genome shotgun sequence genomic DNA includes:
- the setd6 gene encoding N-lysine methyltransferase setd6, translated to MASEAKRPKVDEDSTSDLSSEDPLKNFMRWCDKIGLTLSNKVYLSREGTVAEYGMLASGDIEEGEIVFSIPRAAVLFQSTTKVKAVLEEAKASLDSASGWVSLLMALMWEYTSPESYWGPYLSLWPDFKVLDHPMFWSEEERVRLLQGTGVPEAVDTDLANIRKEYSDIVLPFMRLHPDLWDPEKHTLQLYTSLVAFVMAYSFQEPLPEEDEDEVEQEPNFPMMVPMADMLNHVSNHCVHLEFTPDLLKMVSVRRIAMGEEVFNTYGEMANWQLLHMYGFAEPYPGNSNDTADIPMSNVYKAAVQATQSRDDQRLLVDKWSMLCDMEMVGEKGVFIFGQSGVLTVTELYNTLKILSMPSEEFEEWKENEGWEEVEEEEDDEEDKMMRALSFEAMPQLAPCWRRLVHASARFTLDSYRGDLRADKELLEDRVAYARLSSRERHALQVRYGQKVILHKLLGLTQP